A single genomic interval of Solimonas sp. K1W22B-7 harbors:
- a CDS encoding cellulase family glycosylhydrolase codes for MRKTLIRGGLAALLLLAGLSGCGSSTPSSGNTGTTAEPPQLRRDGRWLVDPQGRVVLLHGVNMVWKVEPFHPPATSEGFVAADADWLADQGFNAARIGTLWVGVSPHAPGEVDQGYLQAWDRVVQLLASRRIWMLFDFHQDLLGPAYQGEGVPDWAVEQLRGSLTDLLGPPSFGFPFNYFTPQLSQAFDNLWAERGPVRDGFRDAWIGVARRWRDQPYSMGYDLFNEPWAGLEYPTCLIPFVGCPAHDSGELQGFFEYALAGIRSVDPHNMVWFEPQPMISVGAPTGFSAVPGETQLGYSFHYYCPLTTLANSVQLGLLQALPLNETCAAFGPRTFNYARDQADRMQAVELLTEFGATDDLDVLRQVATLADEHLAGWHYWQYKNWQDPTTESQGSGSQSLFTDDADLGSVKTDKLRILSRSYPQATAGIPQSLSFDPDSGEFNYRYIPRTAQAPTEIYVPVALHYPQGYTLEVTGARSLSAANAGLLKLENLPGATEVVVRIVKR; via the coding sequence GTGCGTAAAACCCTGATTCGTGGGGGCCTGGCCGCCCTGCTGCTGCTTGCCGGCCTGTCTGGCTGCGGTTCCTCGACGCCCTCCTCCGGCAACACCGGGACGACTGCCGAGCCGCCCCAGCTGCGCCGCGACGGCCGCTGGCTGGTGGACCCGCAGGGCCGCGTGGTGCTGCTGCACGGCGTCAACATGGTGTGGAAGGTGGAGCCCTTCCATCCGCCCGCCACGTCCGAGGGCTTCGTCGCCGCCGACGCCGACTGGCTGGCGGACCAGGGCTTCAACGCGGCCCGCATCGGCACCCTGTGGGTCGGCGTGTCTCCACATGCGCCCGGCGAGGTCGACCAGGGCTACCTGCAGGCCTGGGATCGCGTGGTGCAGCTGCTGGCCTCGCGCAGGATCTGGATGCTGTTCGACTTCCACCAGGACCTGCTGGGCCCGGCCTACCAGGGCGAGGGTGTGCCGGACTGGGCGGTGGAGCAACTGCGCGGCAGCCTCACCGACCTGCTCGGACCGCCGTCCTTCGGCTTCCCCTTCAACTACTTCACGCCGCAGCTGTCGCAGGCCTTCGACAATCTCTGGGCGGAGCGGGGGCCGGTGCGCGACGGCTTCCGCGACGCCTGGATCGGCGTGGCGCGCCGCTGGCGCGACCAGCCCTATTCGATGGGCTACGACCTGTTCAACGAGCCCTGGGCGGGCCTGGAGTACCCCACCTGCCTGATCCCCTTCGTCGGTTGCCCGGCGCACGACAGCGGCGAGCTGCAGGGCTTCTTCGAGTACGCCCTGGCCGGCATCCGCAGCGTCGACCCGCACAACATGGTCTGGTTCGAGCCGCAGCCGATGATCAGCGTCGGCGCTCCCACCGGCTTCAGCGCCGTGCCCGGGGAGACCCAGCTGGGCTACTCCTTCCACTACTACTGCCCGCTGACCACCCTGGCCAACTCGGTGCAGCTGGGCCTGCTGCAGGCCCTGCCCCTGAACGAAACCTGCGCCGCCTTCGGCCCGCGCACCTTCAACTACGCCCGCGACCAGGCCGACCGCATGCAGGCGGTGGAACTGCTGACCGAATTCGGCGCCACCGACGACCTCGACGTGCTGCGCCAGGTGGCGACGCTGGCCGACGAGCACCTGGCCGGCTGGCACTACTGGCAGTACAAGAACTGGCAGGACCCGACCACCGAGTCGCAGGGCAGCGGCAGCCAGAGCCTGTTCACCGACGACGCCGACCTGGGCAGCGTCAAGACGGACAAGCTGCGCATCCTGTCGCGCAGCTATCCGCAGGCGACGGCCGGCATCCCGCAGTCCCTGTCCTTCGACCCGGACAGCGGCGAGTTCAACTACCGCTACATACCGCGCACGGCGCAGGCGCCCACCGAGATCTACGTGCCGGTGGCGCTGCATTACCCACAGGGCTATACGCTGGAAGTGACCGGCGCGCGCAGCCTGTCGGCGGCCAATGCCGGGCTGCTGAAGCTGGAGAACCTGC
- a CDS encoding Rieske 2Fe-2S domain-containing protein: MAAVIKTPMHKIEAAAPPDRYARGWHCLGLAEPYRDGKPHGINIFGTRLVVFKGESGKLSIIDAWCPHMGADLALGCVKGESVVCKFHGWAWGGDGVCNEIPYAKRIPPKARVKSWQTCEENKMLFVWNDPEGNGPTPDVAIPRIDPVFNPDEWSDWSLVQWTIKANCRELVDNIADMAHFVSVHGSDNVVYFANLFENHKATQVMVGINSKLGGSDEYLTTIASYYGPAYQITHMFGSMGGYPVESILLNSHTPIDQNSFELRFGVLVKKFPGMSQEACDAMVKQYVDLTNKAFGEDVEIWHNKVRIDNPLLCDGDGPVYQNRQWYEQFYIDAAAVPGELRAKRVVEIDKGLEKKPEMKHAFDNV, translated from the coding sequence ATGGCTGCGGTAATCAAGACGCCGATGCACAAAATCGAGGCTGCGGCCCCGCCCGATCGCTACGCACGCGGCTGGCATTGCCTGGGCCTGGCCGAGCCGTACCGGGACGGCAAGCCGCACGGCATCAACATCTTCGGCACCCGCCTGGTGGTCTTCAAGGGCGAGAGCGGCAAGCTCAGCATCATCGACGCCTGGTGCCCGCACATGGGCGCGGATTTGGCACTGGGCTGCGTCAAGGGCGAGTCGGTGGTCTGCAAGTTCCACGGCTGGGCCTGGGGCGGCGACGGCGTCTGCAACGAGATTCCCTACGCCAAGCGCATTCCGCCCAAGGCGCGCGTGAAGAGCTGGCAGACCTGTGAAGAGAACAAGATGCTCTTCGTCTGGAACGACCCGGAAGGCAACGGCCCGACGCCGGACGTGGCGATCCCGCGCATCGACCCGGTGTTCAATCCGGACGAATGGTCCGACTGGTCGCTGGTGCAGTGGACCATCAAGGCCAACTGCCGCGAGCTGGTCGACAACATCGCCGACATGGCCCACTTCGTTTCCGTGCACGGCTCGGACAACGTCGTCTACTTCGCCAACCTGTTCGAGAACCACAAGGCCACCCAGGTCATGGTGGGCATCAACAGCAAGCTCGGCGGCTCCGACGAGTACCTGACCACTATCGCCAGCTACTACGGCCCGGCCTACCAGATCACCCACATGTTCGGCTCCATGGGCGGCTACCCGGTGGAATCGATCCTGCTGAACTCGCACACCCCGATCGACCAGAACAGCTTCGAGCTGCGTTTCGGCGTGCTGGTGAAGAAGTTCCCCGGCATGAGCCAGGAAGCCTGTGACGCGATGGTCAAGCAGTACGTCGACCTGACCAACAAGGCCTTCGGCGAAGACGTCGAGATCTGGCACAACAAGGTGCGCATCGACAACCCGCTGCTCTGCGACGGCGATGGCCCGGTCTACCAGAACCGCCAGTGGTACGAGCAGTTCTACATCGACGCCGCCGCCGTGCCGGGCGAGCTGCGCGCAAAGCGCGTGGTCGAGATCGACAAGGGGCTGGAGAAGAAGCCGGAGATGAAGCACGCGTTCGACAACGTGTGA
- a CDS encoding helix-turn-helix transcriptional regulator — MLATEPRVRAPAPVPRRAPPREPLDSEPRQVGDLLGALYEGALEQPPWDSALRLLQLRLQAAHVSLILRPPTADSAGVMINVGGNPAAQVSYEKQYFAMDPFVSLKEGEVMTPEELIGKQWLEGPMYQDYLRPQDVRYVLGADVYTPEGIECRLRATRGHGSLPFGEQDKALFRYILPHLKRSIQIQSKLDSLECERQMLAGTVNRMLLGVISLSQTGEILEINDEARRILAERDGLWRGPNGLQADNADDRRELQRLIQRGLGHGSGAVAGGMVEAMPVSRPSGRARLSLVVKAVPGADWCDARRRPAAVIFLRDPDCNTAPPSLDLVRRLLGLTRVESRMALLLAEGSTLDEAAELMNIRRNTARTHLRSIFCKTGVTRQTMLVRLLLRSVFSLG; from the coding sequence ATGTTAGCCACCGAACCCCGCGTCCGCGCCCCGGCGCCCGTTCCGCGTCGCGCCCCGCCGCGGGAGCCCCTGGACAGCGAGCCGCGCCAGGTCGGCGACCTGCTGGGCGCGCTCTACGAGGGCGCCCTGGAGCAGCCCCCCTGGGACAGTGCGTTGCGCCTGCTGCAGCTGCGCCTGCAGGCCGCGCATGTCTCGCTGATCCTGCGCCCCCCGACCGCCGACAGCGCTGGCGTGATGATCAACGTCGGCGGGAACCCTGCGGCGCAGGTGTCCTACGAAAAGCAGTACTTTGCGATGGATCCCTTCGTCAGCCTCAAGGAAGGCGAGGTGATGACGCCGGAGGAACTGATCGGCAAGCAGTGGCTGGAAGGCCCGATGTACCAGGATTACCTGCGGCCGCAGGACGTGCGGTATGTGCTGGGGGCGGACGTCTACACGCCGGAGGGCATCGAGTGCCGCCTGCGCGCCACCCGCGGCCATGGCTCCCTGCCCTTCGGCGAGCAGGACAAGGCGCTGTTCCGCTACATCCTCCCGCACCTGAAGCGGTCGATCCAGATCCAGTCGAAACTGGACTCGCTGGAATGCGAGCGCCAGATGCTGGCCGGCACGGTCAACCGCATGCTGCTGGGCGTGATCTCGCTGTCGCAGACCGGCGAGATCCTGGAGATCAACGACGAGGCGCGCCGCATCCTGGCGGAACGCGACGGCCTCTGGCGCGGTCCCAACGGCCTGCAGGCGGACAACGCCGACGACCGGCGTGAGCTGCAGCGCCTGATCCAGCGCGGCCTGGGCCATGGCAGCGGCGCCGTCGCCGGCGGCATGGTCGAGGCCATGCCGGTGTCGCGCCCCTCGGGCCGCGCGCGGCTGTCGCTGGTGGTCAAGGCCGTGCCGGGCGCCGACTGGTGCGATGCCCGGCGCCGCCCGGCCGCGGTGATCTTCCTGCGCGACCCGGACTGCAACACCGCCCCGCCCTCGCTCGACCTGGTGCGGCGCCTGCTGGGCCTGACCCGCGTGGAATCGCGCATGGCGCTGCTGCTGGCCGAGGGCTCGACGCTGGACGAGGCGGCCGAGCTGATGAACATCCGCCGCAACACGGCGCGCACGCATCTGCGCTCGATCTTCTGCAAGACGGGCGTGACGCGGCAGACGATGCTGGTGAGGTTGCTGTTGCGGAGTGTGTTCAGCCTCGGCTGA
- a CDS encoding DUF1329 domain-containing protein: MRSRICTAFFSAAVVLALAPATASAKLTPEEAAKLDGPELNCQGGTRAGNKDGSIPKWGGQWVGKWPGMKGPHGYEPGPYAAEKPSFTITAQNMSQYAGKLTAGQKELFKKYPQNYSMIVYPTHRDFGNPQWVCDLTKKNAVESEITDGGKAVTGTGGAPTFPIPKSGLEAIWSVKTAFRAWTEKGVLDIADVYGNGTIAWGRNRFFTMNVMNDPNTRRSLTDKINSYFYTAYLLPERDKGLVAVGFQPNAFVSDATQAWQYLPGTRRVRQAPEIGYDYPVPPAGLHTTDEDYGFNGSPERYNWKLLGKQEVYLPFHNFKINDPTIKYKELVTPNTINPKYVRYELRRVWVIEANLIQGLRHQYKTRRIYVDEDSWQVLWADHYDGRDQLWRIAVILYFYSQESAAHHRGVQLFHDLTAGVYEATNLLNERKPEDWWRVNTPMTPGMFTPEAAARAGH; encoded by the coding sequence ATGCGTTCCAGGATTTGCACGGCATTTTTCAGCGCTGCGGTCGTTTTGGCCCTCGCACCTGCCACAGCCAGCGCCAAGCTGACGCCCGAGGAAGCGGCGAAGCTCGATGGCCCTGAGCTGAACTGCCAGGGCGGCACGCGCGCCGGCAACAAGGACGGCAGCATCCCCAAGTGGGGTGGCCAGTGGGTCGGCAAGTGGCCGGGCATGAAGGGGCCTCACGGCTATGAGCCGGGTCCTTATGCGGCCGAGAAGCCGTCGTTCACGATCACCGCGCAGAACATGTCCCAGTACGCCGGCAAGCTCACCGCCGGCCAGAAGGAACTGTTCAAGAAGTACCCGCAGAACTACAGCATGATCGTCTACCCGACGCATCGCGACTTCGGCAACCCGCAGTGGGTCTGCGATCTCACCAAGAAGAACGCCGTGGAGTCGGAGATCACCGACGGCGGCAAGGCGGTCACCGGCACCGGTGGTGCCCCCACCTTCCCGATCCCCAAAAGCGGCCTGGAGGCGATCTGGTCGGTCAAGACCGCGTTCCGCGCCTGGACCGAGAAGGGCGTCCTGGATATCGCCGACGTCTACGGCAACGGCACCATCGCCTGGGGTCGCAACAGGTTCTTCACCATGAACGTGATGAACGACCCGAACACGCGTCGTTCGCTGACCGACAAGATCAACAGCTACTTCTATACCGCCTACCTGCTGCCCGAGCGCGACAAGGGCCTGGTGGCGGTCGGCTTCCAGCCCAACGCCTTCGTCAGCGACGCCACCCAGGCCTGGCAGTACCTGCCCGGCACGCGCCGCGTGCGCCAGGCACCGGAGATCGGCTACGACTACCCGGTGCCGCCGGCCGGCCTGCACACCACCGACGAGGACTACGGCTTCAACGGCTCGCCGGAGCGCTACAACTGGAAACTGCTGGGCAAGCAGGAGGTCTACCTGCCGTTCCACAACTTCAAGATCAACGACCCGACGATCAAGTACAAGGAACTGGTCACGCCCAACACGATCAATCCGAAGTACGTGCGCTACGAACTGCGCCGTGTCTGGGTGATCGAGGCCAACCTGATCCAGGGTCTGCGCCACCAGTACAAGACCCGCCGCATCTACGTCGACGAGGACAGCTGGCAGGTGCTCTGGGCCGACCACTACGACGGCCGCGACCAGCTCTGGCGCATCGCCGTGATCCTGTACTTCTACTCGCAGGAATCCGCTGCGCATCACCGCGGCGTGCAGTTGTTCCATGACCTCACGGCCGGCGTCTACGAGGCCACCAACCTGCTCAACGAGCGCAAGCCCGAAGACTGGTGGCGCGTCAATACGCCGATGACGCCGGGCATGTTCACCCCCGAGGCCGCCGCCAGAGCGGGCCATTGA
- a CDS encoding aldehyde dehydrogenase family protein, which produces MSSVVDIRAGQAAHIRPLFDRLAAKAPDYNLTSAEQRIAKIKRLMATVLKYRKEIYETGRLERGLTPPDMDGELVMLKFEAEFIERNLASWMKPKQADGPSLMTLGKKCYMHYEAKGMVLTLPSWNAPYVIGLLPTLGAIAAGNAVMLKPSELAPHSSALLAKIVQEALPDGDVTVVEGGIEVAQALLACPFHHIFYIGNNTVGRIVMKAAADHFASVTLEMGGKNPSIIDKSADIEDAALKTSWGRMCNAGQACIAPDYILAHESIIQKFTDSLVKEITAMYNPDGKGFDKNPEFPRIINARHFERIKGLVEDARAKGAKIVMGGEYNAELRYIAPTVVTNVTEDMKIMQEEIFGPVIVVKPWKNRDEVIKEIRGRDKPLALYVFAKDQEAWEFFRNNTTSGSTVLNHNVVQSGTNPYISFGGVNSSGIGRMVGHATFLECSNQRAVMEEGPALMDPRDFFPPLTDKYKKQLTQMIEGKPLAPAMVKLISGVVNFMGKFKR; this is translated from the coding sequence ATGAGTTCTGTCGTCGACATCCGCGCCGGCCAGGCCGCCCATATCCGCCCGCTGTTCGACCGTCTCGCCGCCAAGGCGCCGGACTACAACCTGACCAGCGCCGAGCAGCGCATCGCGAAGATCAAGCGCCTGATGGCGACGGTGCTGAAGTACCGCAAGGAAATCTACGAAACCGGTCGCCTCGAGCGCGGCCTGACGCCGCCCGACATGGACGGCGAGCTGGTCATGCTAAAGTTCGAGGCCGAGTTCATCGAGCGCAACCTCGCCAGCTGGATGAAGCCGAAGCAGGCTGACGGCCCTTCGCTGATGACCCTGGGCAAGAAGTGCTACATGCACTACGAGGCCAAGGGCATGGTGTTGACGCTGCCGAGCTGGAACGCCCCCTACGTCATCGGCCTGCTGCCGACCCTGGGTGCGATCGCCGCCGGCAACGCCGTGATGCTCAAGCCCTCCGAGCTGGCGCCGCATTCCTCGGCCCTGCTTGCCAAGATTGTCCAGGAAGCCCTCCCGGACGGCGACGTCACCGTCGTCGAGGGCGGCATCGAAGTGGCCCAGGCCCTGCTGGCCTGTCCCTTCCACCACATCTTCTACATCGGCAACAACACCGTCGGCCGCATCGTGATGAAGGCTGCCGCCGATCATTTCGCCTCGGTCACGCTGGAGATGGGCGGCAAGAATCCGTCGATCATCGACAAGAGCGCCGACATCGAGGACGCGGCGCTGAAGACCTCCTGGGGCCGCATGTGCAACGCCGGCCAGGCCTGCATCGCGCCGGACTACATCCTGGCGCACGAGTCGATCATCCAGAAGTTCACCGACTCGCTGGTGAAGGAAATCACCGCGATGTACAACCCGGACGGCAAGGGCTTCGACAAGAACCCCGAGTTCCCGCGCATCATCAACGCCCGCCACTTCGAGCGCATCAAGGGCCTGGTGGAGGATGCGCGCGCCAAGGGTGCGAAGATCGTCATGGGTGGCGAGTACAACGCCGAGCTGCGCTACATCGCCCCGACCGTGGTCACCAACGTGACCGAAGACATGAAGATCATGCAGGAAGAGATCTTCGGGCCGGTGATCGTGGTCAAGCCCTGGAAGAACCGCGACGAGGTGATCAAGGAAATCCGCGGCCGTGACAAGCCGCTGGCGCTCTACGTCTTCGCCAAGGACCAGGAGGCCTGGGAGTTCTTCCGCAACAACACCACCTCGGGCAGCACGGTGCTGAACCACAACGTCGTGCAGTCGGGCACCAACCCCTACATCTCCTTCGGCGGCGTCAACAGCAGCGGCATCGGCCGCATGGTCGGCCACGCCACCTTCCTGGAGTGCTCCAACCAGCGCGCCGTGATGGAAGAGGGCCCGGCCCTGATGGATCCGCGCGACTTTTTCCCGCCGCTGACGGACAAGTACAAGAAGCAGCTGACGCAGATGATCGAGGGCAAGCCCTTGGCGCCGGCGATGGTCAAGTTGATCAGTGGGGTCGTGAACTTCATGGGCAAGTTCAAGCGCTGA
- a CDS encoding SDR family NAD(P)-dependent oxidoreductase encodes MQNNDFPKGATLVFGGSGGIGQGVATTFAASGSDVAVVYRSKQEVAERVAGEIKALGRKGSIHAADVTDPKQIEAAVAAAIKEHGRIHTVVWAAGPVVEQVHLADTSLELWQKSISIEVHGFFNAFKATIEHMRASGGGSYVHLGSAGHVWWPAKDGLSVAPKAANEALITGIAKEEGRNNIRANSVLVGVIEAGMFLELLKRGVFDQKWIDETQKLLCLKRWGKPEDIGKAAVYLATATYVTGQQINVSGGFGI; translated from the coding sequence ATGCAGAACAACGATTTCCCCAAGGGCGCGACGCTGGTGTTCGGCGGCAGCGGCGGCATCGGCCAGGGCGTGGCGACGACCTTCGCCGCCTCCGGCTCCGACGTGGCCGTCGTGTACCGCTCGAAGCAGGAAGTCGCCGAGCGTGTCGCTGGCGAGATCAAGGCCCTGGGGCGCAAGGGCAGCATCCACGCCGCCGATGTCACCGACCCGAAGCAGATCGAGGCCGCCGTCGCCGCCGCCATCAAGGAACACGGCCGCATCCATACCGTGGTCTGGGCCGCCGGCCCGGTGGTGGAGCAGGTGCATCTGGCCGACACCTCGCTGGAGCTGTGGCAGAAGTCGATCAGCATCGAGGTTCACGGCTTCTTCAATGCCTTCAAGGCCACGATCGAGCATATGCGCGCCAGCGGCGGCGGCTCCTACGTGCACCTGGGCTCCGCCGGCCACGTCTGGTGGCCCGCCAAGGACGGTCTCTCGGTGGCACCGAAAGCCGCCAACGAAGCCTTGATCACCGGCATCGCCAAGGAAGAAGGCAGGAACAACATCCGCGCCAACTCGGTGCTGGTGGGCGTGATCGAAGCCGGCATGTTCCTGGAACTGCTCAAGCGTGGCGTGTTCGACCAGAAGTGGATCGACGAAACCCAGAAGCTGCTGTGCCTGAAGCGCTGGGGCAAGCCGGAGGACATCGGCAAGGCGGCGGTGTACCTGGCCACGGCGACCTATGTCACGGGTCAGCAGATCAATGTGTCGGGCGGGTTTGGGATCTAA
- a CDS encoding DUF1302 domain-containing protein, which yields MYRRSQGPFAQRGRVVACILILTLTSGPAGAGEFELFGLDGDWQMQMSYAAAMRLHDADDRIINAPGAANIPVPETLKIPESANYDDGDRNFRKGSLFNNRLTLLGEMGLTYEDYGLKVRGDAFYDDVYHHANDNRQSATLSQTTGNINSPHQGPVDRFTGDAEYYDGSRARLLDAYVYGSWYFGDDTALNLRVGRHIAAWGESLFFSGVALAQAPADATKANVPGADVKSILLPVNQVSMQLALTPDLTLLGQYKLEYKSTELNPVGEYFSVADVVGPGAQFTYGLENPLYLPNLADVNLLSTDLAQYLQLVADFAGLPAGPAVNFLNTALARLDPFLPDVPLQIANIPMPGQPKYINVLYNGEKKPSDHGQYGVGLKYQLTPNTGLGLYHLRYHSTTPAPVQTYGSAPLLVGPGGVPVLSTGMMGLQVPVTYQPNYFDGIRMTALSFSSSLFGANVAGELIYRDGVDVLVDLSSGLLGPVPSPTRAKVMQGLVSAIYSFGPQQMLGLPLWDTLSVVGETGYVHVQEVDPVCNPYECNTQLHNSKDSSGISLLFIFDRKNVIRGWDLTVPVYAARMLQGQSALTAAFGPLAGIQDKRLSVGLNMTYLQQLTLGITWAGYFGTPHFAKNPYADRDFLGVSAKYSF from the coding sequence ATGTACCGTCGCTCACAAGGGCCGTTCGCGCAACGCGGCCGGGTCGTTGCCTGCATCCTGATCCTGACCCTGACCAGCGGCCCGGCGGGGGCAGGGGAGTTCGAGCTTTTCGGGCTCGACGGCGACTGGCAGATGCAGATGAGCTACGCCGCCGCCATGCGCCTGCACGATGCCGACGACCGCATCATCAACGCCCCCGGCGCCGCCAACATCCCGGTTCCCGAAACGCTCAAGATTCCCGAGTCGGCGAACTACGATGACGGCGATCGCAACTTCAGGAAAGGCTCCCTGTTCAACAACCGCCTGACCCTGCTCGGCGAGATGGGCCTGACCTACGAGGACTACGGCCTGAAGGTCCGCGGCGACGCGTTCTACGACGACGTCTACCACCACGCCAACGACAACCGGCAGTCGGCGACGCTGAGCCAGACCACCGGCAACATCAACTCCCCGCACCAGGGACCGGTCGACCGGTTCACCGGCGATGCCGAGTACTACGACGGTTCCCGCGCGCGCCTGCTGGACGCCTACGTCTACGGCAGCTGGTACTTCGGCGACGACACGGCACTGAACCTGCGCGTCGGCCGCCACATCGCGGCCTGGGGCGAGAGCCTGTTCTTCTCCGGCGTGGCCCTGGCCCAGGCGCCGGCCGACGCCACCAAGGCCAACGTGCCGGGTGCGGACGTGAAGAGCATCCTGCTGCCGGTCAACCAGGTGTCGATGCAGCTGGCGCTGACGCCGGACCTGACCCTGCTGGGCCAGTACAAGCTGGAGTACAAGTCCACCGAACTCAATCCGGTCGGCGAATACTTCTCGGTGGCCGACGTGGTCGGCCCCGGCGCGCAATTCACCTACGGCCTGGAGAACCCGCTGTACCTGCCGAACCTGGCCGACGTGAACCTGCTGTCCACCGATCTGGCGCAGTACCTGCAGCTGGTGGCGGACTTCGCGGGATTGCCAGCGGGCCCCGCGGTGAACTTCCTGAATACCGCGCTGGCCCGCCTGGACCCCTTCCTGCCGGATGTGCCGCTGCAGATCGCCAACATCCCGATGCCGGGTCAGCCGAAGTACATCAACGTGCTGTACAACGGCGAGAAGAAGCCCAGCGACCACGGCCAGTACGGTGTCGGCCTGAAGTATCAGCTGACGCCCAACACCGGCCTCGGCCTGTATCACCTGCGCTATCACAGCACCACGCCGGCGCCGGTGCAGACCTACGGTTCCGCCCCCCTGCTGGTCGGCCCCGGCGGCGTGCCGGTACTGTCCACCGGCATGATGGGCCTGCAGGTGCCGGTGACCTATCAGCCGAACTACTTCGACGGCATCCGCATGACCGCGCTGAGCTTCTCGTCGTCGCTGTTCGGTGCCAACGTGGCCGGCGAGCTGATCTACCGCGACGGTGTCGACGTGCTGGTGGACCTGAGCAGCGGCCTGCTCGGCCCGGTGCCTTCGCCGACGCGTGCCAAGGTCATGCAGGGCCTGGTGTCGGCGATCTACTCCTTCGGTCCGCAGCAGATGCTGGGCCTGCCGCTGTGGGACACCTTGTCGGTGGTGGGCGAGACCGGCTATGTCCACGTGCAGGAGGTGGACCCGGTCTGCAATCCCTACGAGTGCAACACCCAGTTGCACAACTCGAAGGACTCCTCCGGCATCTCGCTGCTGTTCATCTTCGACCGCAAGAACGTCATTCGCGGCTGGGATCTCACCGTGCCGGTCTACGCCGCGCGTATGCTGCAGGGCCAGTCCGCGCTCACGGCGGCCTTCGGTCCGCTGGCAGGCATCCAGGACAAGCGTCTCAGCGTCGGTCTCAACATGACCTACCTGCAGCAGCTCACCCTGGGCATCACCTGGGCCGGCTACTTCGGCACTCCGCATTTCGCCAAGAACCCCTACGCCGACCGCGACTTCCTCGGTGTCTCCGCCAAGTACAGTTTCTAA